One genomic window of Streptomonospora nanhaiensis includes the following:
- a CDS encoding helix-turn-helix transcriptional regulator produces MPKPTRITNSIRALRFAHGEMTQAALADRVGVTRQTIIAIEQGRYSPSLETAFQIARVFGVPVDEVFHYPDPVDTGTGTPT; encoded by the coding sequence ATGCCCAAGCCCACCCGGATCACCAACTCCATCCGCGCGCTCCGCTTCGCCCACGGCGAGATGACGCAGGCCGCCCTGGCCGACCGCGTCGGGGTGACGCGCCAGACCATCATCGCCATCGAGCAGGGGCGCTACTCGCCCTCCCTGGAGACGGCGTTCCAGATCGCCCGCGTGTTCGGCGTCCCGGTGGACGAGGTGTTCCACTACCCCGATCCCGTCGACACCGGCACCGGCACCCCCACCTAG
- a CDS encoding NAD(P)-dependent alcohol dehydrogenase, with the protein MSHSTPAPSARSPLPATMRAAVCRRYGPPDVLGVEQVPVPRPGDTGVLVRVEATTVDRADSAARMGAPALARLAFGLRRPRNPVLGSAAAGVVAARGAGVEDLRVGDPVVGVTGTSFGAHAEYVVLARAGVTALPAGISPETAVALADGGLTALPFLRDHARLRRGRRVLVNGASGSVGSAAVQLAKHLGATVTGVCGTANTELVAGLGADEVIDRTTADFTRTAPHGAYDLVFDAVGTSGFARCRPLLKQGGAYLTPVPSPAVLLQTAWTARFGRHRAAVAFTGLRPAEARAADLAHLLALAAAGDMRPVIDSRYPLQQAVQAHRRVDTGHKTEVVVLTA; encoded by the coding sequence GTGTCGCATTCCACCCCCGCCCCCTCCGCCCGCTCCCCCCTTCCCGCCACGATGCGCGCCGCCGTCTGCCGCAGGTACGGCCCGCCCGACGTGCTCGGCGTGGAGCAGGTGCCCGTGCCCCGTCCCGGCGACACCGGCGTCCTGGTGCGCGTCGAGGCGACCACGGTCGACCGGGCCGACTCCGCCGCGCGCATGGGCGCCCCCGCCCTCGCCCGCCTGGCCTTCGGGCTGCGCAGGCCGCGCAACCCCGTGCTCGGCAGCGCCGCCGCCGGCGTGGTCGCCGCCCGCGGGGCCGGGGTCGAGGACCTGCGCGTCGGCGACCCGGTCGTCGGCGTCACCGGCACCTCCTTCGGCGCCCACGCCGAGTACGTCGTCCTGGCGCGCGCCGGCGTGACGGCGCTGCCCGCCGGCATCAGCCCCGAGACCGCGGTCGCGCTCGCCGACGGCGGCCTCACCGCCCTGCCCTTCCTGCGCGACCACGCCCGTCTGCGCCGCGGCCGGCGCGTCCTCGTCAACGGGGCCTCCGGCTCGGTGGGCTCGGCCGCGGTGCAGCTCGCCAAGCACCTCGGCGCGACCGTCACCGGCGTCTGCGGCACCGCCAACACCGAACTGGTGGCCGGCCTCGGCGCCGACGAGGTCATCGACCGCACGACCGCCGACTTCACCCGCACCGCGCCCCACGGCGCCTACGACCTCGTGTTCGACGCGGTGGGCACCAGCGGCTTCGCCCGCTGTCGCCCCCTGCTCAAGCAGGGCGGCGCCTACCTCACCCCCGTGCCGAGCCCGGCCGTCCTGCTCCAGACGGCCTGGACCGCGCGCTTCGGCCGCCACCGGGCCGCCGTCGCCTTCACCGGCCTGCGCCCCGCCGAGGCCCGCGCCGCCGACCTGGCCCACCTGCTCGCCCTCGCCGCAGCCGGCGACATGCGGCCCGTGATCGACAGCCGCTACCCCCTGCAGCAGGCGGTGCAGGCCCACCGGCGCGTCGACACCGGCCACAAGACCGAGGTCGTGGTCCTCACGGCCTGA
- a CDS encoding alpha/beta fold hydrolase, translating into MGERWVAEPERVGTEALPDGRLLGWAEWGPLDGVPVVFSPGAGTGRRLGFGPDVVGPLGVRLVAVDRPGLGASTPAPGRGFGDFAHDIARLAERRGLGRPAMVGNSQGAPFALACAAAGVVSALALVSAADEAAHPAVRPGLPEEFGRLVDAVLADPEGAEAGFAGFTAEAMRDMVMAGSPESDLAVYAEPGFAAAYRAALQEGFSQGAAAGYARDTVLAMARWEIALDAVAVPVDVWYGEDDRSHSPDLGATLADRIPGAVRHLVPGVGGAVLWTHAEAVLRRLLDRLGEG; encoded by the coding sequence ATGGGAGAGCGGTGGGTCGCGGAGCCCGAGCGGGTCGGGACTGAGGCGCTGCCCGACGGGCGGCTGCTCGGGTGGGCCGAGTGGGGGCCGCTTGACGGGGTGCCCGTGGTGTTCTCTCCGGGCGCCGGCACCGGTCGGCGGCTGGGTTTCGGGCCCGACGTCGTCGGCCCGCTCGGGGTGCGGCTCGTCGCCGTCGACCGCCCCGGGCTCGGCGCCTCAACGCCCGCCCCCGGGCGCGGGTTCGGCGACTTCGCCCACGACATCGCCCGCCTCGCCGAGCGGCGCGGACTCGGGCGGCCCGCCATGGTGGGCAACTCGCAAGGGGCGCCGTTCGCGCTGGCGTGTGCGGCGGCCGGAGTGGTGAGCGCCCTGGCGCTGGTCTCGGCCGCCGACGAGGCCGCGCATCCGGCGGTGCGGCCGGGCCTGCCCGAGGAGTTCGGGCGGCTGGTCGACGCGGTCCTCGCCGACCCCGAGGGGGCCGAGGCGGGGTTCGCCGGGTTCACCGCCGAGGCGATGCGCGACATGGTGATGGCGGGAAGCCCTGAGTCCGACCTCGCGGTCTACGCCGAACCCGGTTTCGCCGCGGCCTACCGGGCGGCACTGCAGGAGGGGTTCTCCCAGGGCGCCGCCGCCGGGTACGCGCGTGACACGGTTCTGGCCATGGCGCGCTGGGAGATCGCCCTCGACGCCGTCGCGGTGCCCGTCGACGTCTGGTACGGCGAGGACGACCGCAGCCACTCGCCCGACCTGGGCGCCACGCTCGCCGACCGCATCCCCGGTGCCGTCCGGCACCTGGTGCCCGGGGTCGGGGGAGCGGTGCTGTGGACCCACGCCGAGGCCGTCCTGCGGCGGCTCCTCGACCGGCTGGGCGAGGGCTGA
- a CDS encoding DUF6411 family protein, whose amino-acid sequence MVVGIVIAAAVLFVLAFLFPMLSRWPERGSKDVLGAGRRGASKAPGPLGRWAAKPFSSSQRLLGKSARAGRRGRGKTPL is encoded by the coding sequence ATGGTTGTCGGGATCGTCATCGCCGCGGCGGTGCTGTTCGTCCTGGCGTTCCTGTTCCCCATGCTCTCGCGCTGGCCGGAGCGGGGCAGCAAGGACGTGCTGGGCGCGGGCCGACGCGGGGCGAGCAAGGCCCCCGGGCCGCTGGGCCGCTGGGCGGCCAAGCCGTTCTCCAGTTCGCAGCGGCTGCTCGGCAAGAGCGCCCGCGCCGGGCGGCGGGGCCGCGGCAAGACGCCCCTGTAG
- a CDS encoding SAM-dependent methyltransferase, with the protein MNRSPDWMRVRAPGTPPREIDSSVAHPARIWDYWLGGQDNFAADRETGDQILAAFPDMVANARADRAFLGRAVRYLAGEAGMRQFLDIGTGIPAAGNTHEIAQEVAPGSRVVYVDNDPVVLAHARALLVGDGSVMTDYVDADLRRPEAVLEAAARTLDFDRPVAVLLLGILEFIPDDNQARTIVKRLVDAVPSGSHLAIAHSTTEVNRTAMEEAARLWNDGGSTPLTLRDAAGLERFLAGLDLVEPGVVSCALWRPDPADEEVRPVAQFCAVGRKP; encoded by the coding sequence ATGAACCGGTCACCGGATTGGATGCGCGTGCGGGCCCCCGGCACGCCGCCGCGCGAGATCGACTCCAGCGTGGCCCACCCCGCCCGCATCTGGGACTACTGGCTGGGCGGCCAGGACAACTTCGCCGCCGACCGCGAGACCGGCGACCAGATCCTCGCCGCCTTCCCCGACATGGTGGCCAACGCCCGCGCCGACCGCGCGTTCCTCGGTCGCGCCGTGCGCTACCTCGCCGGCGAGGCCGGGATGCGGCAGTTCCTCGACATCGGCACCGGGATACCGGCCGCCGGCAACACCCACGAGATCGCCCAGGAGGTCGCCCCCGGATCGCGGGTGGTCTACGTCGACAACGACCCGGTGGTGCTGGCCCACGCCCGCGCGCTGCTGGTGGGCGACGGCTCGGTCATGACCGACTACGTCGACGCCGACCTGCGCCGGCCCGAAGCGGTCCTGGAGGCGGCCGCCCGCACGCTCGACTTCGACCGCCCGGTGGCGGTCCTGCTCCTGGGCATCCTGGAGTTCATCCCCGACGACAACCAGGCCCGGACCATCGTCAAGCGCCTGGTGGACGCCGTGCCCAGCGGCAGCCACCTGGCGATCGCGCACTCCACCACCGAGGTCAACCGCACCGCCATGGAGGAGGCCGCGCGGCTGTGGAACGACGGCGGGTCCACGCCCCTGACGCTGCGCGACGCCGCCGGGCTGGAGCGGTTCCTCGCCGGCCTGGACCTGGTGGAGCCGGGTGTGGTGTCGTGCGCGCTGTGGCGCCCGGACCCCGCCGATGAGGAGGTGCGTCCGGTGGCGCAGTTCTGCGCGGTGGGCCGCAAGCCCTGA
- a CDS encoding phosphoribosyltransferase, translating to MRVFRDRAEAGALLAERVAHLDLADPVVLALPRGGVPVGRAVAERLGVALDVLVVRKIATERNPETAVGAVTAEGAPVIDPHLCRMAGADTVELARTAAAEQDEARRRVRAYRGGRPAPEVAGRDAVVVDDGLATGMSARAALLSLREDEPASLTLAVPVCAPDAARALGDVCDRVVCVHSPPDFRAVSLWYASFPQVDDDEVREVLERARG from the coding sequence GTGCGGGTCTTTCGCGACCGGGCCGAGGCCGGGGCACTGCTGGCGGAGCGCGTGGCGCACCTGGACCTGGCCGATCCGGTGGTCCTGGCGCTGCCGCGCGGGGGCGTCCCCGTGGGCCGGGCGGTGGCGGAGCGGCTGGGAGTGGCGCTGGACGTGCTGGTGGTGCGCAAGATCGCCACGGAGCGCAACCCGGAGACGGCGGTGGGCGCGGTCACCGCCGAGGGCGCGCCCGTGATCGATCCCCACCTGTGCCGGATGGCCGGGGCCGACACGGTGGAGCTGGCGCGGACGGCGGCGGCCGAGCAGGACGAGGCGCGGCGCCGGGTGCGGGCCTACCGGGGCGGGCGGCCCGCGCCGGAGGTGGCGGGGCGCGACGCGGTGGTGGTCGACGACGGCCTGGCGACGGGGATGAGCGCCCGGGCGGCCCTGCTCTCCCTGCGGGAGGATGAGCCGGCGTCGCTCACGCTGGCGGTGCCGGTGTGCGCGCCGGACGCCGCGCGGGCGCTGGGCGACGTCTGCGACCGCGTGGTGTGCGTGCACAGCCCGCCGGACTTCCGCGCGGTGAGCCTGTGGTACGCGTCCTTCCCGCAGGTGGACGACGACGAGGTGCGGGAGGTCCTGGAGCGGGCGCGGGGGTAG
- a CDS encoding carboxylate-amine ligase yields the protein MARAPQGGPPAAEAPTMGVEEEFLLVGGDGRLAHEGQEVIAEAGEGPAQLVGEFARCQVEAAGPVCTTGGELLAELRASRRRLGAAAARRGLRLLAAGAPVLAEPQAPPLNPAPRYTRIAEHFGGLAHLAASSCGCHVHVAVPDPETATRVINHLRPWLPFLLALSANSPYCEGADTGYASWRHQRWSSWPSAGPPPHLASAAHYDSCVTELLHTGAALDPGMLYWDIRRSVHQPTVEVRICDIPQTAEEAALIAVLVRALVRAALDDIAADRPPLPREHTTLRADLWHAAREGFAGRCADPLAGGAARPARDVAERALRRLRPYLADTGDLTLAEEVLGALSGPGGGAARQRAVYAAHGRLTDVVDHLAAATLDGLGLAPAPQAPPAHARPAGG from the coding sequence ATGGCACGGGCACCACAGGGCGGCCCCCCGGCGGCGGAGGCCCCCACCATGGGCGTCGAGGAGGAGTTCCTGCTCGTCGGCGGCGACGGCCGCCTCGCCCACGAGGGCCAGGAGGTGATCGCCGAGGCCGGCGAGGGCCCGGCCCAGTTGGTCGGCGAGTTCGCCCGCTGCCAGGTCGAGGCCGCCGGCCCCGTCTGCACCACCGGCGGCGAACTCCTCGCCGAGTTGCGCGCGTCCCGGCGCCGCCTGGGCGCCGCGGCGGCCCGGCGCGGGCTGCGCCTGCTCGCCGCGGGGGCCCCCGTCCTGGCCGAGCCGCAGGCCCCGCCCCTCAACCCCGCGCCCCGCTACACGCGCATCGCCGAGCACTTCGGCGGCCTGGCCCACCTGGCCGCCAGCAGCTGCGGCTGCCATGTCCACGTCGCGGTCCCCGACCCGGAGACCGCCACCCGCGTCATCAACCACCTCCGCCCCTGGCTGCCGTTCCTGCTCGCCCTCAGCGCCAACTCGCCCTACTGCGAGGGCGCCGACACCGGTTACGCCAGCTGGCGCCACCAGCGCTGGTCCAGTTGGCCCTCGGCCGGCCCGCCGCCCCACCTGGCCTCGGCCGCCCACTACGACTCCTGCGTCACCGAGCTGCTGCACACCGGCGCCGCCCTGGACCCCGGCATGCTCTACTGGGACATCCGCCGCTCGGTCCACCAGCCCACCGTCGAGGTGCGCATCTGCGACATCCCGCAGACGGCCGAGGAGGCCGCGCTCATCGCCGTGCTGGTGCGCGCCCTGGTGCGCGCCGCCCTCGACGACATCGCCGCCGACCGCCCGCCGCTGCCCCGCGAGCACACCACCCTGCGCGCCGACCTGTGGCACGCCGCCCGCGAGGGGTTCGCCGGCCGCTGCGCCGACCCGCTGGCGGGCGGCGCCGCACGCCCCGCCCGCGACGTCGCCGAACGCGCCCTGCGGCGGCTGCGGCCCTACCTCGCCGACACCGGCGACCTCACGCTGGCCGAGGAGGTGCTGGGCGCCCTGAGCGGCCCCGGCGGGGGCGCCGCCCGCCAGCGCGCCGTCTACGCCGCCCACGGCAGGCTCACCGACGTGGTCGACCACCTGGCCGCCGCCACCCTCGACGGCCTGGGGCTCGCGCCCGCCCCCCAGGCGCCTCCGGCGCATGCCCGCCCGGCCGGCGGGTAG